GGAAATTAATGGTTGGTGAAGAGATTCCCATACTACCTGCTTTTTATTTATCGGATGATTTTTGAATGACTTTCCATAAAATATTACCGGACTTCGATTGTGTCCTTTCCACTTCAAAAGAAGAGAGATATTCATGATATTTTTTTAATGTTTCTTCAGGAATTCCATCTTCTGTATCGGTGAGAATTGGATAAAAACTTCTAAACTGTTGGATGGTTTTTGGCAAACTGGGGACTAAAAACCGTAGCGATAATGACAAATAATCAATTCCGATCGGAGTATAAATTCTGCCTAATTTCCAAACATCAGAACTAATTCCTAATTCCTCACGAATTTTCGATTCTGTTTCCGAAAAATCAATTTCATCAAAAATTTCAGAAAACCTACGGATCGGTTTGTTATCATCTTTTTCTGATTCTACTCGAAATACCCCACCTTGAAATCGTTTTGCTTCAAAGTCGATAATGTCTTCTCCGTCTTCTTTTGTGGAGTGAAGATGAATGATTTTGGTCTGAAAGTACAATCGATCTGTGATAATCGATGGAGTCATATTTTGTGATCCAGGTTTTTTGATTTCTTCTGACTTAGCTCCACCCAAATACAACATATCCACGGAAAAAACATATAAAAAACGGGAAGACCCAAATAACATAGGCCGAACAAAAAACAACTTTCCAGTTTCTCTTTTAGGTCTAGGTTCTGGCAACAAACAAGTTCCTTCAATTGCTTCAGGAATATACTTTAAAACAGTTTGAACAAAATCTTTTATATCTCCAAACTCTGGTTGTGTGACAGAAGTACCTGGGATAACAAATCGATCAGGAAATTGAATGTAAGGTGTGTGTAAATTATCAACATAGATTTCACCTGGTTTATTTTTTGCGGATGTTTCGTTTAAAATCCGATTGATTGATTTAAAATCGTGTATTCTCATCTTATATTTTAAAATACCAAAGCTTTATTTGGGAATTCTTTTGATTTTGTAACCAAATGGCTTTAAAATCGAAAGTCCCGCCAACTTATATCGGTTAGAGTGGTTCATTGTGATTTCATAATTGTATTGTTTTCCTTCGCGGTGATGACGTTCAATTGTCGCACCAAGAAAACCAAAAGATACCCCTGCTCCCTTTAATATCTTTCTATACAATAAGATAAAACTTTCTGGTGTTAAAGAGGTTCCCACATAATAAACCTTTCCTTTTCCAAAAGAATTTAGAGTGATTGCTGGTTTACCTGAGTAAAATTTTTTCGAATCGTTGTATCTCGCTATGACTTTGGCCGTTGTAGGCTCCAAAATTTCACAAAACTTTGATCCTTTGAGCGGTAAAATTCCCATCCGAATTCCCACTTTGTCTGTTGCCGGTGCTTCAAATTGAAACACTTCCACTCCAGCCATTTCTCCAAACACTCCAGGAACTGGCTCTTCAACCATCCAATGGTCTTTGTCTTTGATTCCTGCCCTAAACCCGAGAACCAAAGTTCCGCCACCTGCTACATAGGTTTTTAATTTTTCAACAATCGATGGATCGAACATTGTATATAGAGGTAATGTTAGAACTTTGTACTTTGACCAATCGTCGTCTGCGCTGATTGGAAGAGAGTGAGAATTTACATTTAAAACATTGGTTCCTGCAAACCAAGTGGCAAGTTCAATATCGTAACCAACTTGGGCAAATGAAACTGGCGAAAACTTTAAACCGTCACTCAATGGTTGGTGTTTGTAATTACGTGAGTTTTCTATATCATGTAAAATTGCCACATCTGCCTTGTAAGGCGAATCAGCAATATCGTTTGCAAATTCACTGATATCTTCAATGGTCTTTTTTAACTCAAAATATTTAGATGTTTTTCTTTTTCCGTGATCCAATATTCCGTAACAAAGTTGTTCCTGACCAAAACGAGCCGTTCTGTAACGAAAGAAATAGATTTGGTTGGCACCATTTACAATCGCTTGTGTCAGCCAAAGTCCGATTTGTCCAGGCGGTGGAAGGTAACCCAAAGTATCATGACCTTGTACACCTGAGAATTGTTCCATCACAGTGTATGGTTTATTCTTCAAACCTCTCGAATATTGCTGTGTGGCTGTAACCAACGGATGTGGATATGGTTCCTGTTGGTTCCCCCAAACAGGATAGTTGTCCCAAGACACATAGTCCAATTTGGAAAACAATTTAGTCATATCCGTGATTGGCAAAAAAGGAGAAGGATAAAGATTAGTCGTGAGTGGTTTCCCTTTACTATATTTTTTTAAAATCTCTGCCTGGAAATGAATGTAAGAAACCAGCTCATCTGATTGAAATCTGTAATAATCTTGGATCATTGCCGGATTGAAGTTACTTGCTACGTGAGCTGCTGGTAATGGAATTTCATTCCAATCCGTGTAGATCACTCCCCAGAATACGTTCCCCCAACGTTTGTTAAGCGAATCCATTGTTTTGTATTTATTCTTTAGCCAGGTGCGAAAATTTTTTAGTGCTAAAGGTGAATAATCAACGTCAGAACCTTCATGGCCTGGTTCATTATCAATTTGCCATCCTACTACTGCTGGATGATTACCAAAATGTTTTGCCATGGCTGTCACAATTCGCTCTGTCGCTTTTTTATAAGCTGGGGAAGAGAAACAAGCCTGGCGCCTAGTCCCAATCCCTCTAACGATCCCTTCTTTGGATACCTGAACAATTTCCGGAAATTTTTTGTACAACCACGGTGGAAAGGTAGCTGTAGGAGTTCCAAGGATGGCTGTCATTCCGTGTTCTTGGAGTTTCTTCAAAACTGCATCGAACAAAGAAAAGTCGAATTTTCCTTCCTTAGGTTCCATTAGTCCCCAAGCAAATTCTGCGAGTCTTACTGAAGAAAGACCCATCTCTTTCATATTTTTTAGGTCTTCATCCCAATCCTTAGGGTTCCATTGTTCGGGGTAATAACAGGCGCCAAAGATCATATTTTTCCTTTTTGCGATTGCAGAATCTATCTTGTGACACAGACTGAATCAGAAAACACCTCTTTCAATCAAATAATGTCTGACCAAGTTATTTTAGGTATATCCAACACCCACCACTATCGATTTACTTTAGTCGATTTGACAGAAACTGCCAAAGAGCCTATGTTTCTTCATTCTCTGAACAAAGAAATGTCCGTATTCCTTTCCAAAACCATGATGGGTGCGTTGTTTCTCGCAGAGATGACGAAAAACCAACAAAAAGTAAGCATCCAATGGAAAGATGATTCCAACAAACAAGCCTTAGCCTACAGTGATCGCTACGGTAAAATGAAATCTGTTGCTTATTCTGCTAGCCATGAAGAAGGAGATATCCGAAACGAATTTATTTTAGGCCAAGGGATTATGAAAGTAATCCGTTGGGATTTTGATTCGGACACATACCAATCTTATACAAACCTAGTAGAAGACACATTCGAAGTAAATTTTATCAAATACTTAACCGAATCAGAACAAATCAAAGCCATTGTAGGAATGGAAGTGTATCCCTTTGATTTTCCAGGAAATGATTTTTCCGCAAAAGGTTTGTTTTTTGAAGCGCTTCCTGATGCACCTGAAGAAAGTTTTCGGTATCTGATTTCCAAAATCCAACCTCTTGTCAAAAAAGAAGCCTTTTGGACACTCAGTATCGATGAAATGTTAGCCTCACTCCAAACAGAAATCGGTTCGGAGTTGGAAGTTTTAAGCAAAGAATCTCCAGAATTTTTATGTGATTGTTCCAGACATAAAGTGGCAGATATCATTGCATCCCTAGGGAAACAAGAAGCTGATTCTATCATCGATGAATTTGGAAAAATTGAAATTACTTGCGAATTTTGTAGGACTGCATACCAATTTGATTCTTTTGATGTGGAGAAATTCTTTAACCAATGAAGGCCAATTTTCTAGCTCTTAGAGAATCGGAACTAAACCCTGTATTTCATAGTTTGGACCAATTGGTAGATCAATTTTTAAAGATAAACAAATTCCCTGTCATATTGATTTCAGGAGAAATGGGCGCTGGCAAAACCACTTTTATCAGAGATTGGTTTAGTCGATTTGGAACAGAAAGTTCTATCAATTCACCTACTTTCTCCTTATACAATATATATGATTCACCTAACTTTCGCTTGTATCATTTTGATTTATACCGAATTAAAGTTTTAGAAGAACTAGAAGATTTAGGATTTGAAGAAATCTGGGGTAAAGAAGGAATTTCTGCCATCGAATGGTGGCAAATTGCTGAACCTTATCTTCCAAAGTCCAATCGCATCCATTTGTCGATTGAAGCAGATTCCATTGAAGTTCGTTCCTATACTTTGGAATGGTCGGAAAAGGAACTCCAATGAACGTCCTCTACTTCGACACTACCCAAGACTGGATTCAGGTCTTCATCGCAACCCATTTGGCTGGATCTTCATTACAAATCCTTTCCGAACAAACGGAAACAACTCCAAAAGAATCTTCTTATAAGTTAGTAGAATACATCCGCTCTGGTCTAGAGAAAGCCAAAATAAATAAACCAGATCTTATTATTGTGGCAAGTGGACCAGGATCTTTTACTGGCATTCGCATAACAGTCACTACTGCGAGAGACCTATCCCAATTATGGAAAATTCCAGTTTTCGGTGTCGATAGTTTAGAAGCTTATTTAATTGGGATGGAAGGAGAGGTAAAGACTGAAGAATCTTCCCTACTTTGTCTGGATGGGAAACAAGGAAAATACTACACAAAGTTTAAATCCGAAAGAAGTTTTTCTGATTCTTTGGATCTGACTCCCGAAATCATCGAAGCCAAAATCAAAACCAATGAATGGACACCTAACAATTGGTATTATACTGGAAATTTGCCAAAGTTTTATCCACCAACGGCAACAAAAATTGAAGCGACAAACTTAAATCTATCGTCTATACTACAGTATAGTTTGAAACAGTATTTCAAAACAGAATCGAATCAAAACGACTATTTATCTCTCCTGCCAAATTACATTCGCGGGACCTACGTAGATCACAAATGAATTTATGGATACCTATAAAATACAAAGAAAAATCATAGAATTTCTGGACCAAAAGTCTGGAAAGGACATCACAAGACAAGAGATCAAAAAAAAATTTACCGAATCAAGTGAATTCAAAAGACCCGATCCGAAAACGAAGAAAGTAAAATCCTTCAA
This genomic stretch from Leptospira meyeri harbors:
- a CDS encoding LIC_10030 family protein codes for the protein MRIHDFKSINRILNETSAKNKPGEIYVDNLHTPYIQFPDRFVIPGTSVTQPEFGDIKDFVQTVLKYIPEAIEGTCLLPEPRPKRETGKLFFVRPMLFGSSRFLYVFSVDMLYLGGAKSEEIKKPGSQNMTPSIITDRLYFQTKIIHLHSTKEDGEDIIDFEAKRFQGGVFRVESEKDDNKPIRRFSEIFDEIDFSETESKIREELGISSDVWKLGRIYTPIGIDYLSLSLRFLVPSLPKTIQQFRSFYPILTDTEDGIPEETLKKYHEYLSSFEVERTQSKSGNILWKVIQKSSDK
- a CDS encoding beta-galactosidase, coding for MIFGACYYPEQWNPKDWDEDLKNMKEMGLSSVRLAEFAWGLMEPKEGKFDFSLFDAVLKKLQEHGMTAILGTPTATFPPWLYKKFPEIVQVSKEGIVRGIGTRRQACFSSPAYKKATERIVTAMAKHFGNHPAVVGWQIDNEPGHEGSDVDYSPLALKNFRTWLKNKYKTMDSLNKRWGNVFWGVIYTDWNEIPLPAAHVASNFNPAMIQDYYRFQSDELVSYIHFQAEILKKYSKGKPLTTNLYPSPFLPITDMTKLFSKLDYVSWDNYPVWGNQQEPYPHPLVTATQQYSRGLKNKPYTVMEQFSGVQGHDTLGYLPPPGQIGLWLTQAIVNGANQIYFFRYRTARFGQEQLCYGILDHGKRKTSKYFELKKTIEDISEFANDIADSPYKADVAILHDIENSRNYKHQPLSDGLKFSPVSFAQVGYDIELATWFAGTNVLNVNSHSLPISADDDWSKYKVLTLPLYTMFDPSIVEKLKTYVAGGGTLVLGFRAGIKDKDHWMVEEPVPGVFGEMAGVEVFQFEAPATDKVGIRMGILPLKGSKFCEILEPTTAKVIARYNDSKKFYSGKPAITLNSFGKGKVYYVGTSLTPESFILLYRKILKGAGVSFGFLGATIERHHREGKQYNYEITMNHSNRYKLAGLSILKPFGYKIKRIPK
- the tsaB gene encoding tRNA (adenosine(37)-N6)-threonylcarbamoyltransferase complex dimerization subunit type 1 TsaB, whose protein sequence is MNVLYFDTTQDWIQVFIATHLAGSSLQILSEQTETTPKESSYKLVEYIRSGLEKAKINKPDLIIVASGPGSFTGIRITVTTARDLSQLWKIPVFGVDSLEAYLIGMEGEVKTEESSLLCLDGKQGKYYTKFKSERSFSDSLDLTPEIIEAKIKTNEWTPNNWYYTGNLPKFYPPTATKIEATNLNLSSILQYSLKQYFKTESNQNDYLSLLPNYIRGTYVDHK
- a CDS encoding Hsp33 family molecular chaperone HslO, translating into MSDQVILGISNTHHYRFTLVDLTETAKEPMFLHSLNKEMSVFLSKTMMGALFLAEMTKNQQKVSIQWKDDSNKQALAYSDRYGKMKSVAYSASHEEGDIRNEFILGQGIMKVIRWDFDSDTYQSYTNLVEDTFEVNFIKYLTESEQIKAIVGMEVYPFDFPGNDFSAKGLFFEALPDAPEESFRYLISKIQPLVKKEAFWTLSIDEMLASLQTEIGSELEVLSKESPEFLCDCSRHKVADIIASLGKQEADSIIDEFGKIEITCEFCRTAYQFDSFDVEKFFNQ
- the tsaE gene encoding tRNA (adenosine(37)-N6)-threonylcarbamoyltransferase complex ATPase subunit type 1 TsaE, which produces MKANFLALRESELNPVFHSLDQLVDQFLKINKFPVILISGEMGAGKTTFIRDWFSRFGTESSINSPTFSLYNIYDSPNFRLYHFDLYRIKVLEELEDLGFEEIWGKEGISAIEWWQIAEPYLPKSNRIHLSIEADSIEVRSYTLEWSEKELQ